The following are encoded together in the Robertmurraya sp. FSL R5-0851 genome:
- a CDS encoding VOC family protein produces MGRPIHFEIHVDNMERATNFYGEVFGWTFQDWSEYAGMPYFGAVTGTESEPGINGALMQRQGPPPEPNQAMNGYACTMGVEEYDSIEAKILENGGTVALPKHALPGMAWQGYYLDTEGNIFGIHQPDVNAK; encoded by the coding sequence ATGGGCAGACCCATTCATTTCGAAATTCACGTTGATAACATGGAGCGAGCAACCAATTTTTATGGAGAAGTATTTGGCTGGACCTTTCAAGACTGGAGTGAGTATGCAGGCATGCCCTATTTTGGGGCTGTGACCGGAACGGAAAGTGAACCAGGAATTAACGGAGCCTTAATGCAACGTCAAGGTCCGCCTCCAGAACCAAACCAAGCGATGAATGGCTATGCTTGTACCATGGGAGTAGAAGAATACGATTCGATTGAAGCGAAAATTCTAGAGAATGGTGGTACGGTAGCCTTACCCAAACACGCACTTCCTGGCATGGCATGGCAGGGGTATTACCTTGATACAGAAGGAAACATCTTCGGGATTCATCAACCAGACGTGAATGCCAAGTAA
- a CDS encoding 5-formyltetrahydrofolate cyclo-ligase: protein MKTKQDIREEKWSYLTEQKLGRFPFPLKNRIPNFKGAEKAAHFVTTMPEYQQANVIKVNPDSPQLPIRAQVLKDGKTLLVPTPRLKAGFILVKPEWVPAGEERKAASLSHIKSYGKEISLSDMPRIDLFFTGSVALHRDGRRVGKGEGYSDREYAIIRELGNPDIPIIGTIHSVQLTDHEIPRDPYDLTVDWIATENGLIQTHSPYKKPSGIQWELVTEEELEEMPVLREIRELTGK from the coding sequence ATGAAAACCAAACAAGACATTCGTGAAGAAAAATGGAGTTATTTAACCGAACAAAAATTAGGGAGATTCCCTTTTCCCTTAAAAAATCGCATACCTAATTTTAAAGGGGCCGAAAAGGCGGCACATTTTGTCACGACGATGCCTGAGTATCAACAGGCCAATGTCATTAAAGTAAACCCAGACTCTCCCCAGCTGCCGATTCGTGCACAAGTATTAAAGGACGGAAAAACCTTACTTGTACCTACCCCTAGACTAAAAGCGGGATTTATTTTGGTAAAGCCTGAATGGGTTCCAGCAGGTGAAGAGCGAAAAGCAGCCAGCCTCTCACATATCAAATCCTACGGCAAGGAAATCTCTCTTTCAGATATGCCTAGAATTGATTTGTTTTTTACTGGCTCTGTTGCCCTACATAGAGATGGTAGAAGAGTGGGAAAAGGAGAAGGCTATTCTGACCGTGAATATGCTATTATCAGAGAACTCGGTAATCCAGATATACCAATCATCGGAACGATTCATAGTGTTCAATTGACAGATCATGAAATCCCAAGAGATCCATATGACTTAACCGTTGATTGGATCGCCACGGAAAACGGTTTAATCCAGACCCATTCCCCTTATAAAAAACCAAGTGGGATTCAATGGGAACTTGTTACGGAAGAGGAATTAGAGGAAATGCCTGTTTTACGGGAGATTCGGGAATTAACAGGAAAGTAA
- a CDS encoding SRPBCC family protein — protein sequence MSIRFEVKRTIRVTQSIAYNGLLDLDSAKLWMQGLVGIERLDEGPIRVGSQWKETRKMFGKEATEYFEVVELSEPQKIVLRCDGTKGTTGKGEFVFTYTLLSATENHTEVTLNGEINGLTGLTRFFGKLIAGTFKKACEKDLDRLKNFLEQL from the coding sequence TTGAGTATTCGTTTTGAAGTAAAAAGGACGATTCGGGTAACCCAATCAATTGCTTATAATGGGTTACTCGATCTGGATTCGGCTAAGCTCTGGATGCAAGGGTTAGTGGGAATTGAGCGACTGGATGAAGGTCCCATCCGCGTGGGAAGTCAGTGGAAAGAAACAAGAAAGATGTTTGGAAAAGAGGCAACTGAATATTTTGAGGTAGTCGAGCTCAGCGAACCTCAAAAAATCGTGTTGCGTTGTGATGGAACAAAAGGGACAACGGGTAAAGGAGAATTTGTGTTTACTTACACATTATTATCTGCCACTGAAAATCATACAGAGGTGACACTAAATGGAGAGATTAATGGACTCACAGGATTAACCAGATTTTTCGGGAAATTGATAGCTGGGACTTTTAAGAAAGCCTGTGAGAAGGATTTGGACAGGTTAAAAAACTTTTTAGAGCAGTTATAG
- a CDS encoding GerAB/ArcD/ProY family transporter, whose translation MNTEKISGLQLFYIMCGYILGTAIILGLGQEVKQDAWLFIGFGLSGGLILMAVYTKLAIYYPGDTLVQMLPKIIGKFLSYPIIFLYILHFTYSASRACRELGALIITTILNETPIIIVIGSFILLLIYCLRGGVESFGRLVEIVFPIYIFSLLLIWILLLTVDHFNVKNLTPILGEGVKPVLIKAFPNAINFPFGESIVIMMFFPFLTNKQHIRKVGMSSLILGGLLLIVNSIMMVSVVGAEIYSLDAFTLLTATQMVSVADFLERFDALVILMMVLGVFFKAGAFFFGAAVATSQLFRLKQNRSVFLGLGTIIAPLSLVSASSYVEHLEFGFEYYVPYFLGFLQIVIPIMLLCLAFIRKIISR comes from the coding sequence ATGAATACTGAAAAAATAAGTGGACTCCAACTTTTTTATATCATGTGTGGCTATATCCTTGGAACAGCCATTATTTTAGGGTTAGGTCAAGAAGTGAAGCAGGATGCATGGTTATTTATCGGATTTGGGTTGAGCGGCGGGTTAATCTTGATGGCTGTTTATACTAAATTAGCTATTTATTATCCAGGTGACACACTTGTTCAGATGCTTCCGAAAATCATTGGGAAATTCCTTTCCTATCCTATTATCTTCCTATATATTTTACATTTTACCTATTCTGCATCCAGAGCGTGTAGAGAATTAGGAGCTCTTATCATTACTACCATTTTAAATGAAACACCCATCATCATTGTAATAGGAAGTTTTATATTGTTGTTAATCTATTGCTTACGTGGGGGTGTTGAAAGCTTTGGCCGATTAGTTGAAATCGTATTTCCCATATATATTTTTTCTCTGCTTTTGATTTGGATTCTCTTATTGACTGTTGATCATTTTAATGTGAAAAATCTAACTCCTATATTAGGCGAGGGTGTTAAACCTGTATTAATAAAAGCATTTCCAAATGCAATTAATTTTCCTTTTGGAGAATCCATTGTCATCATGATGTTTTTCCCTTTTCTAACCAATAAGCAACATATACGAAAAGTAGGTATGTCTAGTTTGATACTAGGAGGTCTTCTATTAATCGTTAATAGCATTATGATGGTATCTGTAGTAGGGGCGGAAATTTACAGCTTGGATGCATTTACACTTCTCACAGCTACTCAAATGGTATCTGTTGCTGATTTCCTTGAACGCTTTGACGCGCTTGTGATATTAATGATGGTTTTAGGGGTGTTTTTTAAGGCAGGAGCTTTTTTTTTCGGTGCAGCGGTTGCCACCTCTCAATTATTTCGTTTAAAACAAAATCGTTCTGTCTTTCTTGGTCTCGGGACGATTATTGCACCATTATCGCTTGTTAGTGCATCCAGTTATGTAGAACATTTAGAATTTGGATTTGAGTATTATGTTCCATATTTCCTTGGTTTTTTACAAATCGTTATACCAATCATGCTTCTTTGTTTAGCATTTATTAGAAAAATTATATCTCGATAA
- a CDS encoding metallophosphoesterase family protein: MKITVISDTHMPKKAKTLPIQVVKALQQSELIIHAGDWQTIEFFHELVQYGEVKGVYGNVDSVELQSRLPEKQIIEIVGFRIGVVHGHGKRWTTERRALEAFAESHVDCIIFGHSHIPVLKETNGILLFNPGSCTDKRRQPQPSFGIISLDEGLHAEHVFF; encoded by the coding sequence ATGAAAATAACCGTTATTTCTGATACACATATGCCTAAAAAAGCTAAAACACTTCCTATCCAGGTGGTTAAAGCATTACAACAAAGTGAATTAATCATTCATGCTGGAGATTGGCAAACGATCGAGTTTTTTCATGAGTTAGTACAATACGGTGAGGTAAAAGGAGTATATGGGAATGTGGACTCTGTTGAACTGCAATCACGCCTTCCCGAAAAGCAAATTATTGAAATAGTGGGTTTCCGGATAGGGGTCGTTCATGGTCATGGGAAACGCTGGACGACAGAGAGGCGTGCGCTGGAAGCATTTGCGGAATCACATGTGGATTGCATTATTTTTGGTCATTCTCACATTCCGGTTTTGAAGGAGACGAACGGCATCTTATTATTTAATCCTGGTTCCTGCACGGATAAAAGAAGACAGCCACAGCCTTCATTCGGAATCATCTCTTTGGATGAAGGACTTCATGCGGAGCATGTATTTTTTTAA
- a CDS encoding DUF2243 domain-containing protein has product MRILGAVVGFFTVDFLFHIIDALAFGLKADTGPERIGAVGFGILILLLLMTLFYRLFSKSFFHGFIVATGLFLSFDIVVFHWIFQLHRITSGPEANWLEPLFVIGGTVLLLEGIRKERAVRIKDEHGLNM; this is encoded by the coding sequence ATGCGAATTTTAGGAGCTGTTGTAGGGTTTTTTACAGTGGATTTTCTTTTTCATATTATAGATGCGTTAGCATTCGGGTTGAAGGCCGATACAGGACCAGAGCGAATTGGCGCGGTTGGGTTTGGGATCCTTATCCTTCTTTTACTCATGACCTTGTTTTATCGACTATTTTCAAAATCCTTTTTCCATGGTTTTATCGTTGCCACCGGTCTTTTCTTAAGCTTTGATATTGTGGTGTTTCATTGGATTTTTCAACTTCACCGAATAACGAGTGGTCCCGAGGCGAATTGGTTGGAGCCTTTGTTTGTGATTGGGGGAACGGTTTTACTGTTAGAAGGGATTAGAAAAGAAAGAGCTGTAAGGATCAAAGATGAACATGGGTTGAATATGTAA
- a CDS encoding Ger(x)C family spore germination protein, with protein MMKVTRMFSIGMMTLILLTGCWNRIEINDIAIVTAIGFDLTESDQIHLSLQVAIPSKLGSSGPTGASSEKSTFVISETGSTIAEAFRNIQGKLARTIFFSQSRIVIIGEELAKKSVSHVIDFQTRYAEPRINSFIMVTKGEAFNLIKSIPKFESISAEEMKELAKLDVSLKIYIRDFLNMLLTDGIEPFAPKITLKPLEVNTKNNSENTLAVDGIAVFKKDKLIGWMSAEETRGLLWLRNEMEKGVITTNIPEDKGGGNISMEIDRAEVKVVPVITNQDLKMDVNIITELTVIENDSQLELFDTKIIEDVQKEINNQIKNRVQMVVDKGQEEYNSDIFGFGHLVYQKYPKEWNANYKNNWDQKFQELEVSIHSKALIRRIGLTK; from the coding sequence ATGATGAAAGTAACTAGAATGTTCTCGATAGGTATGATGACTCTTATTTTACTTACAGGATGCTGGAATCGTATAGAAATTAACGATATTGCTATCGTTACAGCCATTGGATTTGATCTTACCGAAAGTGATCAAATCCACTTATCACTTCAAGTTGCCATTCCCTCAAAATTAGGATCATCTGGACCAACAGGAGCATCAAGTGAGAAAAGTACTTTTGTCATTTCAGAGACGGGTTCAACCATTGCGGAAGCTTTCCGTAACATCCAAGGGAAGCTTGCGAGGACCATATTCTTTTCCCAAAGCCGGATTGTCATTATTGGAGAGGAATTAGCCAAAAAAAGTGTCTCTCATGTGATTGATTTTCAAACAAGGTATGCCGAACCTCGGATCAACAGTTTTATTATGGTTACAAAAGGAGAGGCATTTAACCTTATCAAAAGTATCCCGAAATTTGAAAGTATTTCGGCAGAAGAAATGAAAGAACTGGCTAAACTAGATGTCAGCCTAAAGATTTATATTAGAGATTTTCTGAATATGCTTCTTACAGATGGTATAGAGCCCTTTGCTCCAAAAATTACCTTAAAGCCATTAGAAGTAAATACAAAAAATAATTCAGAGAATACACTGGCTGTAGATGGAATCGCTGTTTTTAAAAAAGACAAGTTAATTGGTTGGATGAGTGCAGAAGAAACACGGGGGCTTTTATGGTTACGGAATGAAATGGAAAAAGGAGTCATTACGACTAACATCCCGGAGGACAAAGGTGGTGGGAATATTAGTATGGAAATTGATAGAGCAGAAGTGAAAGTTGTCCCCGTCATTACGAACCAAGACCTAAAGATGGACGTGAATATCATTACAGAATTGACAGTCATAGAAAATGACTCACAGCTGGAGCTTTTTGATACAAAGATAATTGAAGATGTACAAAAAGAAATTAATAATCAAATAAAGAATAGAGTTCAAATGGTTGTTGATAAAGGGCAAGAAGAGTATAACTCAGATATTTTTGGCTTTGGACATCTAGTTTATCAAAAATATCCAAAAGAATGGAATGCAAATTATAAAAACAATTGGGATCAGAAATTTCAAGAGTTAGAAGTATCCATTCATTCAAAAGCTCTTATAAGAAGAATCGGATTAACCAAATAA
- a CDS encoding carbon-nitrogen hydrolase family protein has translation MKIALAQMKPVLHDKKKNLVMMLHHIQKASQQNCQLILFPELVVTGYFTREKTKELAEDINGESISQLKDWAREYNLMVIAGFPEQVQEEVFNSAVIIDQNGEVLGTYQKVHLWDEEEKYFSAGQEFPVWKTAFGTMGVMICYDTEFPETARILADKGAELILAPTANMTPLEHLQKTYIQSRAAENQVFVVTTNRIGVEETTHFFGQSAAANPFGELLVLGDGEENQYYVDLDFSQIKAARSQFCYITDRRPSVYQSAMKRKGETII, from the coding sequence ATGAAAATAGCTTTAGCACAAATGAAGCCGGTTCTACATGACAAAAAGAAAAACCTAGTAATGATGCTTCACCATATTCAAAAGGCATCCCAGCAAAATTGCCAGCTTATCTTGTTTCCAGAACTAGTGGTAACGGGCTATTTTACCCGGGAAAAAACAAAAGAACTTGCTGAAGACATCAATGGAGAGAGCATCTCGCAGCTCAAAGACTGGGCCCGTGAATACAACCTAATGGTCATTGCTGGATTTCCGGAACAAGTACAGGAGGAGGTATTCAATTCAGCCGTCATCATTGATCAAAATGGAGAGGTACTCGGTACATATCAAAAGGTTCATTTATGGGACGAGGAAGAGAAGTATTTTTCTGCAGGTCAGGAGTTTCCGGTCTGGAAAACCGCTTTCGGTACGATGGGGGTCATGATTTGTTATGATACCGAATTTCCAGAGACCGCTCGAATTCTAGCAGATAAAGGGGCAGAACTCATTTTGGCTCCGACAGCAAATATGACCCCACTTGAGCATTTACAAAAGACATATATTCAAAGTAGAGCCGCGGAAAATCAAGTTTTTGTCGTGACCACCAACCGTATTGGAGTAGAGGAGACAACTCACTTTTTTGGACAAAGTGCAGCAGCCAATCCATTTGGAGAATTACTGGTACTAGGTGATGGTGAGGAGAATCAATATTATGTGGACCTGGACTTTTCACAAATTAAAGCAGCTAGAAGTCAGTTTTGTTATATAACGGACCGAAGACCAAGTGTGTACCAGTCGGCCATGAAACGAAAGGGGGAAACAATCATATGA
- a CDS encoding sodium:solute symporter family transporter: MNTPIMGYSVIILFAVIMTAITLFINKKDGNQNVGDLLTAGRRVPFGLVAASVCVAWIWTGTIMASAEAGVWFGINGGFNYAWGAVVPFMIFIPIALRLRKIMPKTTTFIEFIRERFGTKLANVYLLFGIALVLYVCVMQAVGIAYAFEYTFHLNFKVVAFLSAVLFSSFIAMSGLKGSIYNSVFQFFIIMIVIFVTIPLIINSVGLENMYEGMLRAATDTSHPQHNPDALNFFGSAGWMYGLSAVVIAMGQVVLSQGYYSTAAAASSSKGLFWAYLIGTILAWLPIPMIFGNVIGGSVYHLGVSSEELGVSTGAAPYIFDYFLGSGGAIIFVIMIFMAGLTTGGNGLAGLQAMLTIDFYKRYVNKHATEKQQLTFGRGVIFALGITIGICSLFLEGVSLLTIDIFSGILFAAPTASLIIGLWSGRLNPKVSLFSIVIGLASGLSAYFMIDNDDLNWFVGNMLSLFLPFIIILISLPFTHQKYDFNKLKNYQPEHKINL, from the coding sequence ATGAACACTCCAATTATGGGATACTCGGTAATCATTCTATTTGCCGTTATTATGACAGCTATCACCCTGTTCATTAATAAAAAGGATGGAAATCAAAATGTTGGTGATTTGTTAACGGCTGGCCGAAGAGTTCCATTTGGGCTAGTTGCTGCCAGTGTTTGTGTGGCATGGATCTGGACGGGCACAATTATGGCATCTGCGGAAGCAGGGGTGTGGTTTGGAATTAACGGTGGTTTTAACTATGCCTGGGGTGCTGTTGTTCCTTTTATGATATTTATCCCAATTGCCCTACGGCTTCGAAAAATTATGCCCAAGACCACCACGTTTATTGAATTCATTCGTGAGCGATTTGGGACAAAATTAGCAAATGTGTATTTATTATTCGGAATTGCCTTGGTTCTATATGTTTGTGTCATGCAGGCGGTAGGAATTGCGTATGCCTTCGAATATACCTTTCATCTAAATTTTAAGGTCGTTGCTTTTTTATCAGCGGTCCTCTTCTCAAGCTTCATTGCCATGTCTGGACTGAAAGGCTCCATCTATAATTCTGTCTTCCAATTTTTCATTATCATGATTGTCATATTTGTCACGATTCCTCTCATTATTAACAGCGTGGGACTAGAAAATATGTACGAGGGAATGCTACGGGCCGCAACAGATACGAGTCATCCGCAGCATAATCCAGATGCCCTGAACTTTTTTGGCTCGGCCGGCTGGATGTATGGATTATCAGCTGTGGTCATTGCAATGGGGCAGGTAGTTCTCAGTCAGGGATATTACTCAACGGCCGCAGCTGCCTCGAGTTCAAAGGGCTTATTTTGGGCCTATCTTATCGGTACCATTCTTGCGTGGTTACCAATTCCGATGATTTTTGGAAATGTGATCGGAGGAAGTGTCTATCATTTAGGAGTTTCCTCAGAAGAGCTTGGAGTATCTACGGGAGCAGCTCCGTATATTTTCGATTATTTTCTCGGTAGTGGAGGAGCGATCATCTTTGTTATTATGATCTTTATGGCAGGATTAACGACGGGTGGAAATGGTTTAGCCGGACTTCAAGCAATGCTAACCATTGATTTTTATAAAAGATACGTTAACAAGCATGCGACTGAAAAACAACAACTCACATTTGGCCGTGGAGTTATCTTTGCGTTAGGAATCACCATTGGAATTTGTTCTCTATTTTTAGAAGGAGTATCGCTCTTAACCATTGATATTTTTAGTGGAATATTATTTGCTGCTCCAACTGCATCGCTAATCATTGGCTTATGGTCAGGTCGATTAAACCCGAAAGTATCGTTGTTTTCCATTGTCATTGGACTGGCTTCAGGTTTATCGGCGTATTTTATGATTGATAATGATGATCTCAACTGGTTTGTCGGTAATATGCTATCACTTTTCTTACCGTTTATCATTATCTTGATTAGCCTTCCATTTACCCATCAAAAGTATGACTTTAACAAACTGAAAAACTATCAACCGGAACATAAAATTAACCTGTAA
- the tnpA gene encoding IS200/IS605 family transposase: protein MSKDNNSLAHTTWNCKYHIVFAPKYRRQIIYGKIKKDIGEILRTLCERKGVEIIEATACKDHVHMLVSIPPKLSVSAFVGYLKGKSSLMIFDRHANLKYKYGNRKFWCTRYYVNTVGRNKKVIEEYIRNQIQDDIVAEQLTMMEYIDPFTGEEVRKKKRG from the coding sequence ATGTCTAAAGACAATAATAGTTTAGCACACACTACCTGGAATTGTAAGTATCACATCGTCTTTGCACCAAAGTATAGAAGACAGATTATCTATGGGAAAATCAAAAAGGATATTGGAGAAATACTACGCACATTATGTGAAAGAAAAGGTGTAGAGATTATTGAAGCTACAGCATGTAAGGATCATGTACATATGTTAGTGAGCATCCCACCAAAACTAAGTGTATCTGCATTTGTAGGTTATTTAAAGGGAAAGAGTAGTTTAATGATATTTGACCGACATGCAAACCTGAAATACAAGTACGGTAATCGTAAATTTTGGTGCACAAGATATTATGTAAATACAGTTGGAAGAAATAAAAAGGTAATTGAAGAATATATACGTAATCAAATACAAGATGATATAGTCGCAGAACAATTAACAATGATGGAATACATTGATCCATTCACGGGTGAAGAAGTAAGGAAAAAGAAACGAGGTTAA
- a CDS encoding spore germination protein yields MGKLRWKKNFTSKIQSYQGNLQVQLEKDQLSGNLEEDFIHIQQLFEGAVDFAHRELTICSTYSAIIVYLNGLVNVERMEFHVINPLINYNGELHKGTEPTIDHIKSVMSSAQVSHGGTFQEVIDQILSGGTILFIHGLKEALFISEQSWEQRSVEEPLSEAVVLGPREGFTENIRTNASMIRRRLKTTKLKIEFMKIGTHSQTEVVITYLEDIAQPSIVKEVRSRLSGIEIDSIEDSGYIVEFIEDEPFSVFPQVLQTERPDRVVGNLLEGKIGILVANSPFALIVPVSFFEMMNSPEDYYGRFIITSFIRFIRYLFLFIALLFPSIYIAVTTFHQELLPTNLLFSVASSREKVPFPAVVEALLMEITFEALREAGLRLPKPIGSTVSIVGALVIGQAAVEAGIVSAPLVIVVATTGIASFMFPNYALTGAIRLLRFFMIFFAAMLGFYGILLGVLFILVHLVQLRSFGVPYMAPVAPTKFNNFKDLIIRAPWWKMELRPQQTGKRNVERLASRNRKY; encoded by the coding sequence ATGGGAAAGTTAAGGTGGAAAAAAAACTTCACTTCCAAAATCCAAAGTTATCAAGGTAATCTTCAAGTGCAATTAGAAAAAGATCAATTATCAGGCAATCTCGAGGAAGACTTTATTCATATCCAACAGCTTTTTGAAGGTGCCGTAGATTTTGCTCATCGGGAGTTAACTATATGCTCAACATATTCTGCAATCATCGTATATCTTAATGGGTTAGTCAACGTAGAAAGAATGGAGTTCCATGTAATCAACCCTTTAATTAACTATAATGGGGAATTACATAAGGGTACTGAACCAACGATTGACCACATCAAATCTGTTATGAGTTCGGCACAAGTATCTCATGGGGGAACCTTCCAGGAAGTAATTGACCAAATTTTGTCAGGCGGTACGATCTTATTCATCCATGGCCTTAAAGAAGCGCTTTTCATTAGTGAACAGTCCTGGGAGCAGCGCTCAGTGGAAGAACCTTTGTCTGAAGCAGTTGTATTAGGTCCGAGAGAAGGATTTACGGAAAATATACGAACGAATGCAAGTATGATTCGGAGACGGTTAAAAACAACCAAGCTAAAGATTGAATTCATGAAGATCGGAACACACTCACAAACGGAAGTCGTCATTACCTATCTAGAAGATATTGCTCAACCTTCTATTGTTAAGGAAGTTAGGAGTAGACTAAGTGGCATTGAAATTGATTCCATTGAAGACAGCGGCTACATTGTTGAGTTTATTGAGGACGAACCATTTTCTGTTTTTCCACAGGTTTTGCAGACGGAACGACCAGATCGAGTGGTGGGAAATCTTCTAGAAGGAAAAATCGGAATTCTCGTGGCCAACAGCCCTTTTGCTCTTATTGTACCTGTTTCCTTTTTTGAAATGATGAATTCACCTGAAGATTATTATGGAAGGTTTATTATAACTTCGTTCATAAGATTTATAAGGTATTTATTTTTATTTATTGCCTTATTGTTTCCCTCCATTTATATCGCGGTGACCACATTCCATCAAGAATTATTGCCGACAAATCTTTTATTTAGTGTTGCTTCATCAAGGGAAAAGGTACCCTTTCCAGCCGTTGTTGAAGCACTATTAATGGAGATTACGTTTGAAGCGCTGCGTGAAGCGGGTTTACGATTACCAAAACCCATTGGCTCAACCGTTAGTATTGTGGGTGCATTGGTGATTGGTCAGGCTGCCGTGGAAGCTGGAATTGTTTCCGCACCATTAGTTATTGTGGTTGCCACAACAGGGATTGCCTCCTTTATGTTTCCTAATTATGCCTTAACAGGAGCGATTCGACTCCTTCGCTTTTTTATGATTTTTTTTGCTGCCATGCTTGGATTTTATGGCATTCTTTTAGGAGTACTGTTTATATTGGTTCACCTTGTACAACTTCGATCTTTTGGTGTTCCCTATATGGCACCTGTAGCACCAACAAAATTTAACAATTTTAAAGACCTAATTATTCGAGCTCCTTGGTGGAAAATGGAGTTGCGACCTCAACAAACGGGAAAAAGAAATGTAGAGCGGTTAGCTTCCAGAAATCGTAAATATTAG
- a CDS encoding VOC family protein has protein sequence MIINKIGKISVYVEDQEQAKDFWLNKLGFVLKLEQPMGPNMKWIEVGPSDDEFTTLILYSKSAMEQQQPSKVAHPSVLFSTTDIESAYEKMNQNGVKVGEMLRMPFGTMFTFYDQDNNEYLLREDK, from the coding sequence ATGATCATCAATAAAATTGGCAAAATTTCTGTATATGTAGAAGACCAAGAACAAGCAAAAGACTTCTGGTTAAATAAACTTGGTTTTGTTTTAAAACTGGAACAACCAATGGGGCCCAATATGAAATGGATAGAGGTAGGTCCGAGTGATGATGAATTTACCACTTTAATTCTTTATTCGAAATCAGCTATGGAACAGCAACAACCTTCTAAAGTGGCACATCCATCCGTTCTATTCAGCACAACTGATATTGAATCCGCATATGAGAAAATGAACCAAAATGGTGTGAAAGTAGGAGAAATGTTAAGAATGCCGTTTGGTACCATGTTCACTTTTTACGATCAGGATAACAATGAGTATTTATTAAGGGAAGATAAATAG
- a CDS encoding VOC family protein, producing the protein MKLGAFSISLNVKDIHKSKEFYSKLGFDALGGDISQNWLIMKNESCIIGLFQGMFEKNILTFNPGWDENAQNLESFTDVREIQKMLEEKGIPIVSGVNESSEGPAHFTIEDPDGNPILLDQHR; encoded by the coding sequence ATGAAACTTGGCGCTTTTTCTATTAGTTTAAATGTAAAAGATATACATAAATCAAAGGAATTCTATTCCAAACTTGGGTTTGATGCACTTGGAGGGGATATTTCTCAAAATTGGCTTATCATGAAGAATGAAAGTTGTATCATAGGGCTTTTCCAAGGAATGTTTGAAAAGAACATCCTTACTTTTAATCCTGGATGGGATGAAAATGCACAAAATCTAGAATCCTTCACCGACGTAAGAGAAATTCAAAAAATGCTTGAAGAAAAAGGAATCCCTATTGTCTCTGGAGTGAATGAATCAAGTGAAGGGCCGGCACACTTTACGATTGAAGACCCAGATGGGAACCCTATTCTATTAGACCAACATAGATAA